The proteins below are encoded in one region of Telopea speciosissima isolate NSW1024214 ecotype Mountain lineage chromosome 10, Tspe_v1, whole genome shotgun sequence:
- the LOC122642409 gene encoding trihelix transcription factor GTL1-like, with the protein MTDTSFPDPVAPFPDGGELLYGHRTALYSFTEIELPSQPPPLQKLRPIRGGNKRDSIEYTDFPSGSRTRCNRTSVATLPEVESQAQLPPQKLNLVTSSDAYPAEGCDSLMNTDEVEFQKQEGDAGNRWPEAETLALMKIRSEMDYEFRDENPEEPLWEIVSRNLERLGYHRDSKKCKEKFENIYKYYKRTKERKVGSQASNAYKFFSELGALHGPDNNNNPVAETTLLDKTRIQGLSPVEVPTQMVRLGTDSIDFSPDFSSCSSSDDSTSEDISEPINRKRKRKTRKKLQHFLESLMKKVLKKQEQMHKQLIEIIEKREKDWIIREEAWRLQEMERVKRDKEVRAQETSRNIALISFIQKILGKEFYIPQSSVTLYPEENQDEESDKKDNKFDPINRRWPKTEVQALITLRASMDYKFRSTAPKVSAWEEVSLAMASMGYNRSATKCKEKWENINKYFKRTMESGKKRSGNGKTCPYFYELEILYKNGLINPGNSLSVVNKENEDRKGGEIVTTSTLGSNSFSTSETVKNLVEVRFHMQQPDLSSGIH; encoded by the exons ATGACAGACACTAGCTTCCCCGACCCTGTCGCACCATTTCCCGATGGCGGAGAACTACTTTACGGTCATCGGACCGCCCTCTATTCTTTCACTGAAATTGAGTTACCGTCTCAGCCTCCGCCGCTCCAGAAACTCCGTCCGATCAGAGGAGGCAACAAGAGAGATTCAATAGAATATACAGATTTTCC ATCTGGAAGCCGTACTAGATGCAACCGGACGTCCGTTGCTACCTTGCCTGAGGTAGAGTCTCAGGCTCAGCTACCTCCGCAGAAGCTCAATCTAGTAACGAGTAGCGATGCTTACCCGGCAGAGGGTTGCGATTCCCTGATGAATACCGATGAAGTAGAGTTTCAGAAACAAGAGGGTGACGCTGGAAATAGATGGCCGGAGGCGGAGACACTAGCGTTGATGAAAATTCGGTCCGAAATGGATTATGAGTTTAGGGATGAAAACCCCGAGGAGCCTCTCTGGGAAATTGTATCCAG GAACCTTGAGAGACTGGGATACCACAGAGATTCCAAGAAATGCAAAGAGAAATTTGAGAACATTTACAAGTATTACAagagaaccaaagaaagaaaagtgggcAGTCAAGCCAGTAATGCTTACAAGTTCTTCAGTGAACTTGGAGCTCTGCATGGTCCAGACAACAACAATAACCCAGTAGCTGAAACCACATTACTGGACAAGACTAGAATCCAAGGTTTGTCTCCTGTGGAGGTCCCAACCCAAATGGTCAGACTTGGAACCGACTCAATTGATTTTTCCCCTGATTTCagctcttgttcttcttctgaTGATTCAACATCAGAGGACATCTCAGAACCCATAAAtcggaaaagaaaaagaaaaacaaggaagaaatTACAGCATTTCTTAGAAAGTCTAATGAAAAAAGTGCTTAAGAAGCAAGAGCAGATGCACAAGCAGTTAATAGAGATaatagagaagagggagaaagattGGATCATCAGAGAAGAAGCATGGAGGCTGCAGGAAATggagagggtgaaaagggataAGGAGGTGAGGGCCCAAGAGACTTCTCGCAACATAGCCCTTATTTCCTTTATACAGAAGATCCTGGGCAAGGAATTCTACATCCCACAATCTTCAGTAACCTTGTACCCAGAAGAAAATCAGGATGAAGAAAGTGACAAGAAGGATAACAAGTTCGATCCAATCAACAGGCGATGGCCAAAAACTGAGGTACAGGCACTAATCACACTCAGAGCCTCAATGGACTATAAGTTTCGAAGTACTGCCCCAAAAGTTTCTGCATGGGAAGAGGTATCTCTTGCAATGGCATCAATGGGTTACAACCGAAGTGCAACAAAGTGTAAagagaagtgggagaatattaACAAGTACttcaagagaacaatggaaagcGGCAAGAAACGTTCAGGAAATGGAAAGACTTGCCCATACTTTTATGAATTGGAGATCTTGTACAAAAATGGACTCATTAATCCAGGAAATTCCCTCTCTGTTGTGAACAAGGAAAACGAGGACAGGAAAGGAGGTGAAATAGTGACTACTTCAACACTTGGTTCTAATTCTTTCTCAACATCAGAGACCGTGAAGAATCTAGTGGAAGTTCGATTTCATATGCAACAGCCTGACTTGTCTAGTGGTATCCATTGA